A single region of the Triticum dicoccoides isolate Atlit2015 ecotype Zavitan chromosome 2B, WEW_v2.0, whole genome shotgun sequence genome encodes:
- the LOC119360187 gene encoding uncharacterized protein LOC119360187 has translation MEVVMSAVAGEFVSKFISFLMNKYNSSRHPQSEEEKVVERLQHLLMRAGTMVEEADTRYITNSGMMMQLKTLSEAMYRGYGVLDNSRYRDLQDTAGFDEVSINHSSASSLYLPKRSRTTNDKVTRLESHGALESLEIVVANMAEFIVLLGGCERMSRMPYDVYLYTENFMFGRHAEKQKLFSFLLQHNDPPSDHALAVLPIIGGVTTGKKTLVAHVCGDERVRSRFPSVLHLNGGSLLKICEHRRTMEGMMLVVIEFAFDVDDDHWKKFHSFFIRMDRGSKIIIISKLKRLARFGSVKPIFLTALSYDALRYLFKTLAFGSVEPTEHPRLLQIADEFAKLMHSADGSLVSANVYADILRKNLDVQFWRCILDKVMRYVKRNLARFSVDPAIHVEQGPPVVVTAIEQGHPVVITDLALDPLCIIPYTNNVSIKELPSVTFGELLTDPTVRPNGDFNLISWKSRIPPYNSLFAGFTTSSALDTHEVNVMPGRKRRGVPV, from the exons ATGGAGGTTGTCATGTCTGCAGTTGCAGGTGAATTTGTGAGCAAGTTCATCTCATTTCTGATGAACAAGTACAACTCCTCTAGGCATCCTCAATCAGAGGAGGAGAAGGTGGTGGAGAGGTTGCAGCACCTGCTGATGAGAGCTGGTACAATGGTTGAGGAGGCAGACACGAGGTACATAACCAACTCCGGAATGATGATGCAGCTCAAGACGCTCTCAGAGGCTATGTATAGAGGATATGGTGTGCTGGACAACTCGAGGTACCGTGACCTCCAAGACACCGCAGGCTTCGACGAGGTTAGCATCAACCACTCATCTGCAAGCAGCTTATATTTACCCAAGCGCTCTCGAACAACAAATGATAAGGTTACACGCCTCGAGTCACATGGTGCGTTGGAAAGTCTAGAAATTGTTGTTGCTAACATGGCAGAATTTATTGTTCTTCTTGG tggatGTGAGCGCATGTCTCGTAtgccatatgatgtttatctttacaCCGAAAACTTCATGTTCGGCCGACACGCTGAGAAGCAAAAGCTCTTCAGCTTCTTGTTGCAACATAACGACCCTCCTAGTGATCATGCACTGGCAGTTCTCCCGATCATAGGTGGTGTAACAACTGGGAAGAAAACTTTGGTTGCCCATGTGTGCGGCGATGAAAGGGTCCGTTCACGCTTCCCATCTGTATTGCACTTGAATGGAGGCAGCCTTTTGAAAATATGTGAGCACAGAAGGACTATGGAAGGTATGATGTTGGTAGTTATTGAGTTTGCTTTTGATGTAGATGACGATCACTGGAAAAAGTTTCACTCGTTTTTCATAAGAATGGATAGAGGAAGCAAGATCATCATCATAAGTAAACTTAAAAGATTAGCCCGGTTTGGATCGGTGAAACCAATTTTCCTTACTGCTCTGTCTTATGATGCGTTGAGGTACCTTTTCAAGACACTGGCATTCGGAAGCGTAGAACCTACAGAACATCCGCGACTACTACAGATAGCAGATGAATTTGCCAAGTTAATGCACAGTGCGGATGGTTCACTTGTCTCAGCAAATGTGTACGCAGACATATTGAGAAAGAATCTCGATGTTCAGTTTTGGCGTTGCATATTGGACAAGGTGATGAGATATGTTAAAAGAAACCTCGCCCGATTTAGTGTGGACCCAGCCATACATGTAGAACAAGGCCCTCCAGTGGTTGTAACGGCTATAGAACAAGGCCATCCAGTGGTGATAACAGACCTTGCTTTGGATCCACTTTGCATAATACCTTATACAAATAATGTTTCAATCAAGGAACTGCCAAGTGTGACGTTTGGGGAACTTCTAACAGACCCTACTGTTAGACCAAACGGAGACTTTAATCTAATTTCATGGAAATCAAGGATACCGCCTTATAATTCACTATTTGCTGGTTTTACTACAAGTAGTGCTTTGGATACGCATGAAGTTAATGTCATGCCAGGGAGGAAGCGACGAGGAGTACCAGTCTAA